The following nucleotide sequence is from Staphylococcus chromogenes.
ATATACTTATACAGCATGGCAATTTGGAGTTGATGCGACGCATTTAGCAAATTTAGTGATTCAAGGTAAGAAAACAGCGACGACAAGCGCTTATGCACTTTATGCCATTGATGCTGAACCTTTGCCAAAAGTTGGAGACTTAAGTATCGTTTTGAACGAGACAAACGAACCGATGTGTATTATTAAAACGACGCGTGTTGAAAAAGTACCTTATCGTGAGGTGACTGCGCTACATGCTTTTTTAAAGGGGAAGGCGATCGCACATTAAATTATTGGAAAGACGCGCATGAGAAGTTTTTTAAAGAAGAGTTTCAGAAATATGGTTTAGTATTTAATGAACATGAATTGATGATTTGTGAAACTTTTGAATGTCTTTTTCATTGATATTAATCTCACAGACCTTCATTTTTTACTCTATTTTTTAGTTGATTTTTGTTTTCCTTTAGGAGTTTATGTAATTTTGCGAGACGCCTATAGATAAACATATTCATAAAAACAGACAAACCTTTCTTTTTAAAAGTTAGGTTTGTCTTTTGTCATCTGTTGTTCATGTTCGAGTAATTGAATCTTACGATGTAGACCGCTATTAAATCCACCGAGCCCTCCATCTTTACGTAATACGCGATGACAAGGGATTACAATAGAAATTGGATTTTGTCCTATTGCAGTGGCGACTGCACGCGTACTTTTAGGTCGCCCAATTTTTTGTGCGATATCACTGTAATTCACAGTTTGACCTACATTTAGCGCTTGTAATGCTTGCCAAACACTATGTTGAAAAGGGGTCCCTAAATCAAATTGTAACGGTGTTGTAAAAGTGTGATACGCTCCGTGTAGGTAAGCAGTTAATTCATAAATTAGTTGATCGATTAAAGGTGATATGGAAACTTGGACAAGTCGCCCGCGCTGAGTTAGTTTTTGAAGCGCTTTATTATAATCTTTAGCATCTTTAAAACTTAACAGAACAATAGCTTCTTCAGTGGCCACTGCGCGCATTTCACCTAAGGGTGTCATAAAATCTTTATAATAGTATTTCATCTTCATTCCTCACATTATTTGGGCTTAAATCCATCGACACTTATAGAGACATTTTGTTTGCCAAAAGTTTGTGTCATGAGATTTTGTACATATTGGTAGGCATCACGCTGATACCAGTCCATTTCATCAATAGACGCATAAATGTTTTCTATATTTAATGATTGCGTTCGACGCCCGTTAGAACCATCTCCCATAAAATAATCATCGACCGTTACGCGTTTTGTATAGTTTTTCAAACGTTCTCCAAAATGAGAAGTGCAGGGTAAGATTGGGGCGATGGCAACTTGTACGGGTATTTGTGCCTCATTTAATTTTGATAGCGTCTTGAGTCGTGCTTGGATACTTGGGGCGTGAGGAGTGAATTGCCGAATCACATCTTCACGATCTGTTTCGATGGTCATGCTCACAATAAAACGCCCAGGGTAGGTTGATAAGATATCGATATCACGTTGTATTAAGGGGCCTCGCGTTTGGATGAATAAGAAGTCGGGTGGCGTTTTGTGCATGATTTTAAGTAATTCGCGCGTCACTTCGTACTTCTTTTCTAACGGTTGATACGGGTCTGTCGATGACGACATAAAAATCGTTACTGGCCCTTTCTTTTTAGCGTTTACGAGTTCTTTTTCAAATTGCGTCGACAGATTTTGTTTAACAGTGACCCATTCTCCCCACGTTTTTCCGGAAAATAATGATATCGGTGACTTACGGACATAACAATAAAGACATCCAAATTGACAACCCATATAGGGATTAAGGGTATGGGTGTAGTCTGATAAAAAGCCACTCGCTTTCGTTAAAAATCGTTGAGGCTTTTTAAAATCAATATCCATGGTCATCCCTCCTTAAAAGGAAACGACGAAATCCATCTGATGATTTCGTCGCTTAAGAATAGATGCGCTATAGATGTTTGTTCTTATGATTGAAGTTCTTGAATAGCTTGTGCAATCGTATTGAAAACATGTTCAATATCTTCTTTTTCAATACAACTAAAGGCGATGCGAATATCTTGATCATTTAATGAAATAATGCCAATAGAGTATTTCTCTAATAAATGTTGGCGTAATGTTTCAGCATTCACTTGCTTAACTTGAAGCGCCATAAAGTAGCCTGAATTAAAGTCATAAGGTTGCCATAAGGATTGATAGGCGTCGCGATACACGATTTCTTTAGTGACTTCATATCGTGCGCGTAAAGTTTCAATATTTTGTTGGATTTCATGATCAAATTTATCATGATTTTTTAAGACGTGTTGCACGGCCGCTTGGGAAGGCGAAGCACCACTTGAATTGTTACTACGGATTAAACCTTTTAGTTTTGCTTCTAAGATTACTTTCGTTGAATCGTCTGACAAACCAAATGTCATGAAGCCAACCCTAAAGCCCCACGCGAAAAATTCTTTTGTGGCCCCATCTAAACGAACGGGCAACACATGTGGGTTATCTAGTTGCGTTAATGCAGTGAAAATAGATTGCGTATAAACCTCTTCAAAGAAAAGGCCATAATAAGCATCATCCACTACAACAACAACGTTAACGCCACGTTGACCAAGTTGATCAATGGCTGAAACCATTTTTTGAACTTCTGATTGTGTCGGCGTGTAGCCTGTTGGGTTATTTGGATAATTAAGTACCATAATGACTTTTTCTTGAGTAACTTCTTCTAATTTGTTAATGAGTCCATCAGTTGTAAAATGGCCATCCACGTCAAAAATAGGGTAAGTTTCGATATTCGCTTTGTGACGTACACCAAATACGAGTTTGTAATTGCCCCAATTATGATGAGGTAATAGTACAACATCATTTTCATTTACGAATAAATCACCGACTAAAGAAAGACCATGTGTCAATGCATTTGTGACAACAGGCATACTAATAGCCTCTTCGGAAAGCTCAGGATTTTCTTTTAGCATTTTGTCTTTCCATAATTGACGTAAGGACTCCATCCCTTGAGGAGGAGCATATCCGAAGACTTCGTCCGTCGACATATCGTTGAACATATCGTATAAAGATGCAGCGTACATTTTTCCATTCTTTGTTGTGGCCATGCCAATTGTCGCATTGTAGTCCGCTGATTTTGCTTCAGCAGATTGTGTTAAAATTCCCTTAGGATAATACATGCTTTTTCCTAAATCAGAAAGCATATCTAAGACTATGGGATTGGAACGATTTAATTCATCATTTAAGGATAGGGCTAAAGGGTTCATAAGCGTCAACCTTTCGTTATTATAGATATTCTTACTATAACGTGAATTGCATAAAAATTAAAGGGAAGGAAAGCGTATTCAATGAGGAACCTTCATAAAATCTCACATTTATCTTATTATGTATCTTTGTTATACTGTGATAAATGAGGTGAAGGTATGATGAAGCATCTGACTAAAATCTTTTTAATTATTGCGATTATCGTATTTTTCGTAGGGCTCTTTTTTCAGTATCAAGGTGAGGAACCCTCTGCAATAAAATTATTTATAGCATCCATTATGTTTATGATTTGTGCGTTTATTAGTCGAAATAATGACCGTAAAAAAAGAAATCAATAAAGCATCAAAAGTGAAGTTTCATTTTGAAGTTAGCATTTTGTTCAATATCAAATTTTATGAGTTATCGATATTTTAAATGAATCTGTATCATGTGTATGATATCAGGTTCTTTTTTTGTTTATATAAATAGTATTAATTAAAGGGGATTTACATAAAATTAAGATGTATTTGATTCACTTAAAGTTGAATGTTGTGTATTTTGTATATATACACTGTTGGAGGTGTATTATGAAAATAATGTTAGAAAAACAAAATGAACTCCCTATTTATGAGCAAATTAAGCAACAGATTAAAGGGTAAGTGTTACAAGGAGAACTTGCCCCAGGAATGGTTTTGCCTTCTATGAGAGAGCTCGCAAGACAATTAGACATTAGTTTAATTACGACAAAACGTGCTTATGAAGATTTAGAAAAAGAAGGCTATTTATGTACTTATAGAGGAAAGGGGACGTATGTGAACACTTTCAATACAGAGCGGCTTAAAGAGAGACATTTGAAAATGATTGAAGAAATGTCTCAAAACTTAGTGAAAGAAGCCAAAACTGTGCACATGCCATTAGAAGCGTTAACCATGATGATAAGGAGACGTTATAAGTAGTAATTATGATGTAATTAAATTATGAGCGCATAGAACAGAAAGCAATAACACAATGACACAACTCTTGATAAGTTTCTTTTATTTAAGAAAGTGGAGAGTTGCGCTTTATTTGATAATTTTGTTATGGTTACTTTGGTATATGATTGCGAAATCAGACTACCCTTTGTTTTAGCAATCATTCATATTTATCCTATCAATCATCATGTTGTTTGAAAGCGTAAATGCATTTAGGTAAATTAACCGTATTGGTTAATAAGCGTTTTTGGCATAGTTTACCTGTATCACGTTTACAACTGCTTAATAGCCTTTACATATCAGTTTTGGGAGCAACTGAGGCTATCATTGATTTTCCCGTTACATAGGGAATGTGCTTTTGTAAGTGGTATTGTTGTACATTTTAGTTTTGTATAAATGTTTATTACAGTGATTGTTTATCTTGATTTTGGGGTTATCTCAGTGTAGTAAAAAATGAATTTTAACATACCGATATTTGTTTATTCGTAACTAAAAAACTCTGAAATTCTTAATGAATAGGTGAAGTTCTTT
It contains:
- a CDS encoding ASCH domain-containing protein, whose translation is MMNINVFWEKFVEKYPEYQSYTYTAWQFGVDATHLANLVIQGKKTATTSAYALYAIDAEPLPKVGDLSIVLNETNEPMCIIKTTRVEKVPYREVTALHAFLKGKAIAH
- a CDS encoding methylated-DNA--[protein]-cysteine S-methyltransferase, which gives rise to MKYYYKDFMTPLGEMRAVATEEAIVLLSFKDAKDYNKALQKLTQRGRLVQVSISPLIDQLIYELTAYLHGAYHTFTTPLQFDLGTPFQHSVWQALQALNVGQTVNYSDIAQKIGRPKSTRAVATAIGQNPISIVIPCHRVLRKDGGLGGFNSGLHRKIQLLEHEQQMTKDKPNF
- a CDS encoding SPL family radical SAM protein, with protein sequence MDIDFKKPQRFLTKASGFLSDYTHTLNPYMGCQFGCLYCYVRKSPISLFSGKTWGEWVTVKQNLSTQFEKELVNAKKKGPVTIFMSSSTDPYQPLEKKYEVTRELLKIMHKTPPDFLFIQTRGPLIQRDIDILSTYPGRFIVSMTIETDREDVIRQFTPHAPSIQARLKTLSKLNEAQIPVQVAIAPILPCTSHFGERLKNYTKRVTVDDYFMGDGSNGRRTQSLNIENIYASIDEMDWYQRDAYQYVQNLMTQTFGKQNVSISVDGFKPK
- a CDS encoding aminotransferase class I/II-fold pyridoxal phosphate-dependent enzyme, with product MNPLALSLNDELNRSNPIVLDMLSDLGKSMYYPKGILTQSAEAKSADYNATIGMATTKNGKMYAASLYDMFNDMSTDEVFGYAPPQGMESLRQLWKDKMLKENPELSEEAISMPVVTNALTHGLSLVGDLFVNENDVVLLPHHNWGNYKLVFGVRHKANIETYPIFDVDGHFTTDGLINKLEEVTQEKVIMVLNYPNNPTGYTPTQSEVQKMVSAIDQLGQRGVNVVVVVDDAYYGLFFEEVYTQSIFTALTQLDNPHVLPVRLDGATKEFFAWGFRVGFMTFGLSDDSTKVILEAKLKGLIRSNNSSGASPSQAAVQHVLKNHDKFDHEIQQNIETLRARYEVTKEIVYRDAYQSLWQPYDFNSGYFMALQVKQVNAETLRQHLLEKYSIGIISLNDQDIRIAFSCIEKEDIEHVFNTIAQAIQELQS
- a CDS encoding SE1626 family protein; the protein is MKHLTKIFLIIAIIVFFVGLFFQYQGEEPSAIKLFIASIMFMICAFISRNNDRKKRNQ
- a CDS encoding GntR family transcriptional regulator; this translates as MLQGELAPGMVLPSMRELARQLDISLITTKRAYEDLEKEGYLCTYRGKGTYVNTFNTERLKERHLKMIEEMSQNLVKEAKTVHMPLEALTMMIRRRYK